A region from the Bradyrhizobium erythrophlei genome encodes:
- a CDS encoding aldo/keto reductase — translation MTTSDTLRFTRIHLAHGSGALPAVGFGTLIPDPLATKQAARAALDVGFRHLDCAERYRNEEAVGDAMQEAFQAGTVQRQDLFVTTKLWNTNHRPERVKPALDASRRRLQLDYVDCYLIHTPFAFQPGDEQDPRDERGRVIYDPGVTLTETWRALEHLVDDGHCKSIGLSDVTLEKLREIVAAARIKPAIVQVESHPYLPEWDLLDFCREHGIVLQAFAALGHALQPRVVDDPVITAIAQRVHKTPAQVALAWAVQRSTAFLTTSTNPRRIRENFEISALPEDAMREIRDRITTNVRFNAVVKTGMPGFISRAR, via the coding sequence ATGACAACATCCGATACGCTTCGTTTCACGAGGATTCATCTTGCGCACGGATCTGGCGCGCTCCCCGCCGTCGGGTTTGGCACGCTAATTCCGGATCCTCTCGCGACCAAACAGGCTGCCAGGGCTGCGTTGGACGTGGGATTTCGACATCTCGATTGTGCGGAACGCTACCGCAATGAAGAAGCGGTAGGCGATGCGATGCAGGAAGCCTTCCAGGCGGGGACGGTGCAGCGGCAGGACCTGTTTGTCACAACGAAGCTATGGAATACCAATCATCGGCCAGAGCGGGTCAAACCTGCCCTCGATGCGAGTCGCCGGCGACTGCAACTCGACTATGTCGATTGCTATCTCATCCATACTCCCTTTGCCTTTCAACCCGGTGACGAGCAGGACCCGAGGGACGAGCGCGGCCGGGTGATCTATGATCCCGGGGTCACGCTGACGGAGACATGGCGGGCGCTGGAGCACCTGGTGGACGATGGTCACTGCAAATCGATCGGCTTGTCGGACGTTACCTTGGAGAAGCTGCGAGAGATCGTTGCGGCTGCGCGGATCAAGCCTGCCATAGTGCAGGTCGAATCGCATCCGTATCTCCCCGAATGGGACCTGCTCGACTTCTGTCGGGAGCATGGGATCGTACTGCAGGCGTTTGCGGCGTTGGGACATGCCCTGCAGCCGAGAGTAGTGGACGATCCGGTGATTACAGCCATCGCCCAGCGTGTGCACAAGACACCAGCACAAGTTGCCCTGGCCTGGGCCGTACAGCGCAGCACCGCTTTCCTGACCACCTCGACCAACCCTCGGCGCATCCGGGAGAACTTCGAGATTTCAGCTCTCCCTGAAGACGCCATGCGGGAGATTCGGGACCGCATCACCACGAACGTCAGGTTCAACGCGGTGGTGAAGACCGGCATGCCCGGATTTATTTCCCGGGCAAGGTGA
- a CDS encoding epoxide hydrolase family protein produces the protein MASLSGMNQDRRQFLTAAMAVAAAGAAGFSSGALANPTSSETIRPFRVNVAEDDLVDLRKVEARLNALPQFVTEIDGLDIHFIHVRSKPENALPLIVTHGWPGSVIEQLKIVEPLTDPAAHGASASDAFHLVIPSMPGYGFSGKPSTTGWDPARIARAWIALMKRLGYTRCVAQGGDWGNAVTEQMALLAPPGLLGIHTNMPATVPAEIATALQPGGSPPSGLSADERHAYDQLDFFYKHGLGYANEMANRPQTLYGIVDSPAGLAAWILDHDARSEELMSRVFDGQSEGLTRDDILDNITLYWLTNTAISSARLYWENKLNFFEPKHVSIPVAVSVFPDELYAAPRSWTERAYPKLIYYNKLDKGGHFAAWEQPGLFSAEMRAAFRPLRQSI, from the coding sequence ATGGCGTCTCTTTCAGGTATGAATCAAGATCGCCGCCAGTTTTTGACGGCCGCGATGGCAGTCGCAGCTGCGGGCGCTGCTGGATTTTCCTCTGGCGCTCTCGCGAATCCGACCTCAAGCGAAACGATACGACCGTTCCGCGTCAATGTCGCGGAAGATGATCTGGTCGACTTGCGCAAGGTGGAAGCGCGGCTCAACGCCTTGCCACAGTTTGTTACCGAGATCGACGGGCTCGACATCCATTTCATTCACGTTCGTTCGAAACCTGAAAACGCGTTGCCGCTCATCGTCACGCACGGTTGGCCCGGCTCGGTCATCGAGCAGCTGAAGATCGTCGAACCATTGACCGACCCCGCGGCACATGGCGCGAGCGCGTCGGACGCGTTCCATCTGGTGATCCCGTCGATGCCGGGCTACGGGTTTTCGGGCAAACCGAGCACGACCGGCTGGGATCCCGCCCGTATCGCACGTGCGTGGATCGCGCTGATGAAGCGCCTGGGATACACGCGCTGTGTGGCGCAGGGCGGCGATTGGGGCAATGCCGTCACGGAACAGATGGCGCTGCTGGCGCCTCCGGGATTGCTCGGCATTCACACCAACATGCCGGCTACCGTGCCGGCCGAAATTGCAACCGCGCTCCAGCCCGGCGGTTCGCCGCCATCGGGGCTGTCGGCCGACGAACGGCACGCATACGACCAGCTGGATTTCTTCTACAAGCACGGACTCGGCTACGCCAACGAAATGGCCAACCGCCCGCAGACACTCTACGGAATTGTGGATTCGCCCGCAGGCCTGGCGGCATGGATTCTTGATCACGACGCCCGCAGCGAGGAGCTCATGTCGCGTGTCTTCGACGGACAATCCGAAGGCCTCACCCGCGACGACATCCTCGACAACATCACGCTCTACTGGTTGACCAACACGGCGATCTCGTCGGCCCGTCTGTATTGGGAAAACAAGCTCAATTTCTTCGAGCCCAAGCACGTTTCGATCCCGGTCGCCGTAAGCGTCTTTCCGGACGAGCTTTATGCCGCTCCGCGGAGCTGGACAGAGCGGGCCTATCCCAAACTCATCTACTACAACAAGCTCGACAAGGGTGGTCATTTCGCCGCCTGGGAGCAGCCCGGGCTGTTCAGCGCGGAAATGCGCGCGGCCTTTCGTCCGCTGCGTCAGTCGATCTAA
- the gfa gene encoding S-(hydroxymethyl)glutathione synthase — MTVHIHPSVDSGVKKGSGSFAGGTLVCKCQDKPVKVGVRGDVAHNHACGCTKCWKPDGAIFSVVAVVPRDNVTVLENGDKLHIIDASATIQRHACKVCGTHMYGRIENKAHPFYGLDFIHPELFQEQGSAAPGFAAFVSSVIESGVDPSEMDGIRSRLRELGLESYDCLSPALMDAIATHVAKSKSKAA; from the coding sequence ATGACTGTTCACATCCATCCATCGGTTGACAGCGGAGTGAAGAAGGGTTCGGGCAGCTTTGCCGGCGGAACCCTGGTCTGCAAATGCCAGGACAAGCCGGTCAAGGTCGGCGTCAGGGGCGACGTCGCGCATAACCACGCCTGCGGCTGCACCAAGTGCTGGAAACCCGACGGGGCGATTTTCTCGGTGGTGGCGGTGGTGCCGCGGGACAACGTGACCGTTCTCGAGAACGGCGACAAGCTTCACATCATCGATGCCTCCGCGACGATCCAGCGGCACGCCTGCAAGGTCTGCGGCACCCATATGTACGGCCGCATCGAGAACAAGGCGCACCCGTTCTACGGGCTGGACTTCATCCATCCCGAACTGTTCCAGGAGCAGGGCTCCGCGGCGCCTGGATTTGCGGCGTTCGTGTCCTCGGTGATCGAGTCCGGCGTCGACCCTTCCGAGATGGACGGGATCCGTTCGCGCCTTAGGGAGCTCGGGCTCGAATCCTATGATTGCCTGTCACCGGCGCTGATGGATGCGATCGCCACCCATGTAGCGAAGTCCAAATCGAAAGCGGCATGA